One window from the genome of Streptomyces cadmiisoli encodes:
- a CDS encoding TetR/AcrR family transcriptional regulator produces MARAGLTPEKLTLAGAELADEVGFDQVTVTALARRFDVKVASLYSHLKNSQELKTRIALLALEELADRAAEALAGRSGKEALTAFADVYRDYAHRHPGRYAAARLRLDPQTAAAGAGVRHAQMTRAILRGYDLAEPEQTHAVRLLGSVFHGYVSLELSGGFSHSAPDSQESWVRALDALDALLRNWPAP; encoded by the coding sequence ATGGCACGCGCGGGACTGACCCCGGAGAAACTGACCCTGGCCGGTGCGGAACTGGCCGACGAGGTCGGCTTCGACCAGGTCACCGTCACGGCGCTCGCCAGGCGCTTCGACGTCAAGGTCGCGAGCCTGTACTCGCATCTGAAGAACTCCCAGGAGCTGAAGACCAGGATCGCCCTGCTCGCCCTGGAGGAGCTCGCCGACCGGGCGGCCGAGGCGCTGGCCGGACGGTCCGGCAAGGAGGCCCTGACCGCCTTCGCCGACGTCTACCGGGACTACGCCCACCGCCACCCCGGCCGCTACGCCGCCGCCCGGCTCCGCCTCGACCCGCAGACCGCGGCGGCCGGCGCCGGGGTGCGGCACGCGCAGATGACCCGGGCGATCCTGCGCGGCTACGACCTCGCGGAACCGGAGCAGACCCACGCGGTCCGGCTGCTCGGCAGCGTCTTCCACGGCTACGTCAGCCTGGAGCTGTCGGGAGGGTTCAGCCACAGCGCCCCGGACTCGCAGGAGTCGTGGGTGCGCGCGCTGGACGCGCTGGACGCGCTGCTGCGCAACTGGCCCGCGCCCTGA
- a CDS encoding SDR family NAD(P)-dependent oxidoreductase, whose amino-acid sequence MTTIAVIGAGPGLGAAVARRFGREGHDVALVARDRARLDALAADLAGEGITARAFIADVRDPDALRAALNAARDALGPIEILQYSPVPHPDYMRPVLETRAADLTGPVEFSVYGPVVAVQQVLPDMRELGRGTILFVNGGTAVVPHRDRAGTSVAFAAQGAYARLLHDRLADDGIHVAQLVVPGAIVAGHHRKDPAVLADTLWTMHRDRHGFRHYADDLDA is encoded by the coding sequence ATGACCACGATCGCCGTCATCGGAGCAGGACCGGGCCTCGGTGCCGCGGTCGCCCGCCGCTTCGGCCGCGAGGGCCACGACGTCGCGCTCGTCGCCCGCGACCGGGCCCGCCTGGACGCCCTGGCCGCGGACCTCGCGGGCGAAGGGATCACGGCACGCGCCTTCATCGCCGACGTACGCGACCCGGACGCGCTGAGGGCCGCCCTGAACGCCGCGCGCGACGCCCTCGGCCCGATCGAGATCCTCCAGTACAGCCCGGTCCCGCACCCGGACTACATGCGGCCGGTGCTGGAGACCCGCGCCGCCGACCTCACCGGCCCCGTCGAGTTCTCGGTGTACGGACCGGTCGTCGCCGTGCAGCAGGTGCTGCCCGACATGCGCGAGCTGGGCCGCGGCACCATCCTGTTCGTCAACGGCGGCACCGCCGTGGTGCCGCACCGCGACCGCGCGGGCACGTCGGTCGCCTTCGCCGCCCAGGGCGCCTACGCCCGGCTGCTGCACGACCGGCTCGCCGACGACGGCATCCACGTCGCCCAACTCGTCGTCCCCGGCGCGATCGTCGCCGGCCACCACCGCAAGGACCCGGCCGTCCTGGCGGACACTCTGTGGACCATGCACCGGGACCGGCACGGCTTCCGGCACTACGCGGACGACCTCGACGCCTGA
- a CDS encoding SRPBCC family protein, with protein sequence MATFLLERTVPLPLPEAWRRLTDWPRHGEVVPLTRVTVTTPPPTREGTRFVARSGVGPLAFDDPMEVTVWQPPTEDTPGRCRLDKRGRIVRGWAEIEVRPGPGGRTRVLWREELRVGLLPGPFDRALERGSVVVFGRAANRLLRRP encoded by the coding sequence GTGGCCACCTTCCTGCTCGAACGCACCGTGCCCCTGCCCCTGCCCGAGGCATGGCGGCGGCTCACCGACTGGCCCCGCCACGGCGAGGTGGTCCCGCTCACCCGCGTCACCGTCACCACTCCCCCGCCGACCCGCGAGGGCACGAGGTTCGTGGCCCGCTCCGGGGTGGGCCCGCTCGCCTTCGACGACCCGATGGAGGTCACCGTCTGGCAGCCGCCGACCGAGGACACCCCGGGCCGGTGCCGGCTGGACAAGCGCGGCCGGATCGTGCGGGGCTGGGCGGAGATCGAGGTGCGCCCGGGCCCCGGGGGCCGCACCCGGGTGCTGTGGCGCGAGGAACTACGCGTCGGCCTCCTGCCCGGCCCGTTCGACCGGGCCCTGGAGCGCGGGTCCGTCGTGGTCTTCGGCCGCGCCGCCAACCGCCTGCTCCGGCGCCCCTGA
- a CDS encoding magnesium and cobalt transport protein CorA, which yields MSERRARTAAKNAGRSGWRRALPPSQPRRGQDPVPDEPPPPPAEIDSVVQAALYRDGVRVSSPATLADTYRELREQPSGMAWIGLARPTEAELLSLAGEFGLHPLAVEDAMEAHQRPKLERYGDTLFVVLRAARYLDAQEEVEFGELHVFVGPDFLITVRHGAAPDLSAVRRRMEGTPELLKLGPEAVLYAVLDAVVDDYVPVVTGVQNDIDEIETEVFRGDPAVSRRIYELSREVVEFQRATRPLVGMLHGLMAGFAKYGTDEELQRYLRDVADHVTHTSERVDGFRQALTDILTVNATLVTQQQNAEMRALAEAGFEQNEEIKKISSWAAILFAPTLVGTIYGMNFDHMPELHWVLGYPFAIVLMAVVCTGLYLVFKRRDWL from the coding sequence ATGTCCGAGCGACGCGCCCGAACCGCCGCGAAGAACGCCGGGAGGTCCGGCTGGCGCCGTGCCCTCCCCCCGTCCCAGCCGCGGCGGGGCCAGGACCCCGTGCCGGACGAGCCTCCCCCGCCGCCCGCGGAGATCGACAGCGTCGTGCAGGCCGCCCTGTACCGCGACGGGGTCCGCGTCTCCTCCCCCGCCACGCTCGCCGACACCTACCGCGAGCTGCGCGAGCAGCCGTCGGGCATGGCGTGGATCGGCCTGGCCCGCCCGACCGAGGCCGAACTGCTCTCCCTGGCCGGGGAGTTCGGCCTGCATCCGCTGGCCGTCGAGGACGCGATGGAGGCCCATCAGCGACCGAAGCTGGAACGGTACGGCGACACCCTGTTCGTGGTGCTGCGGGCGGCCCGCTATCTCGACGCGCAGGAGGAGGTCGAGTTCGGCGAGCTGCACGTCTTCGTGGGCCCCGACTTCCTGATCACCGTCCGGCACGGCGCGGCCCCGGACCTGTCGGCGGTGCGCCGCCGTATGGAGGGGACGCCCGAGCTGCTGAAGCTGGGTCCGGAGGCGGTGTTGTACGCCGTCCTGGACGCGGTGGTCGACGATTACGTGCCGGTGGTCACCGGCGTCCAGAACGACATCGACGAGATCGAGACCGAGGTCTTCCGCGGCGACCCCGCGGTCTCCCGCCGTATCTACGAACTCTCCCGCGAGGTGGTCGAGTTCCAGCGCGCGACCCGTCCACTGGTCGGCATGCTGCACGGCCTGATGGCGGGCTTCGCCAAGTACGGCACGGACGAGGAGCTCCAGCGCTATCTGCGCGACGTCGCCGACCACGTCACGCACACCAGTGAACGCGTCGACGGCTTCCGCCAGGCCCTGACCGACATCCTGACCGTGAACGCGACCCTCGTCACGCAGCAGCAGAACGCGGAGATGCGGGCGCTGGCCGAGGCCGGGTTCGAGCAGAACGAGGAGATCAAGAAGATCTCGTCGTGGGCGGCGATCCTGTTCGCCCCGACACTCGTCGGGACGATCTACGGGATGAACTTCGATCACATGCCGGAGCTACACTGGGTGTTGGGCTATCCCTTCGCCATCGTCCTGATGGCAGTGGTGTGCACCGGTCTGTACCTCGTCTTCAAGCGACGGGACTGGCTGTAG
- a CDS encoding glycosyltransferase family 2 protein, protein MTTAYAVVIPTLAGDTLADALAALAAARGTKPREIVLVDDRPAPDPDASAHPLDVLGDLRSRTTVLYGGGRGPAAARNLGLRAVASAWVVFLADDVQAGPYWCEQLTRDLEAAAPDTAGVQGVIAVPLPGRRRPTDAERDAVARARARWITADMAYRTDALKQLRGFDERLRHAQREDTDLALRLLGAGWRIRQGRRTSRLTVRPADRWASVRAQCGHADDALMLRLHGAGWWHKAVARRGRIRAHLAVSATGAAACVLAAAGRRRAAALAALGWAAGTAEFAWARIAPGPRTRDEVLTLTVSSALIPPTATWYWLAGLWRHRGAPAWQDVAP, encoded by the coding sequence ATGACCACCGCTTACGCCGTGGTGATCCCGACCCTCGCCGGTGACACCCTCGCCGACGCCCTCGCGGCGCTCGCCGCGGCGAGGGGCACCAAGCCCCGGGAGATCGTCCTCGTCGACGACCGTCCCGCCCCCGATCCCGATGCGTCGGCGCATCCGCTCGACGTCCTCGGCGACCTGCGCTCCCGCACCACCGTGCTGTACGGCGGAGGCCGCGGCCCCGCCGCCGCCCGGAACCTGGGCCTGCGCGCGGTGGCCTCCGCCTGGGTGGTCTTCCTCGCCGACGACGTGCAGGCCGGCCCGTACTGGTGCGAGCAGCTCACGCGGGACCTGGAGGCGGCCGCGCCGGACACGGCGGGCGTCCAGGGCGTGATCGCCGTACCCCTGCCCGGAAGGCGCCGCCCCACCGACGCCGAGCGGGACGCGGTGGCCCGTGCCCGCGCCCGCTGGATCACCGCGGACATGGCCTATCGCACGGACGCCCTCAAGCAGCTCCGCGGCTTCGACGAACGGCTGCGGCACGCCCAGCGGGAGGACACCGACCTGGCGCTGCGCCTCCTCGGCGCCGGCTGGCGCATCCGGCAGGGCCGGCGTACCTCGCGGCTGACGGTGCGTCCCGCCGACCGCTGGGCGTCCGTGCGCGCCCAGTGCGGCCACGCCGACGACGCCCTCATGCTGCGGCTGCACGGTGCCGGCTGGTGGCACAAGGCGGTGGCGCGCCGGGGCCGGATCCGCGCGCACCTGGCCGTGTCGGCGACCGGCGCCGCCGCGTGCGTCCTGGCCGCGGCCGGCCGCCGCCGGGCCGCCGCCCTCGCCGCGCTCGGCTGGGCCGCGGGCACCGCCGAGTTCGCCTGGGCGCGCATCGCACCGGGACCGCGCACCCGGGACGAGGTGCTCACCCTGACCGTGAGCAGCGCGCTCATCCCGCCCACCGCCACCTGGTACTGGCTCGCCGGACTGTGGCGCCACCGCGGGGCGCCCGCCTGGCAGGACGTGGCGCCCTGA
- a CDS encoding S8 family serine peptidase — protein sequence MRSTNNRWRRGIRAPHRRTVAIAALTAVLAGMAAPGNAQEPAKDGGTEAVRASVRTVTLITGDRVTVTRYPDGRQVAEVRPAHGQADGGFSTREVDGRVHVTPLRAVPFIASGQLDRALFDVTGLIEQGYDDARAEQLPLLLRYGSDDAAGGAARKAAPAGVEHRRVLDSVDSVALDAAKDRLDDFWAQLSGEAGGKAAARTAKSAPRLAGGVEKIWLDQKVKASLDRSVAQIGAPEVWKTGVTGKGVKVAVLDTGVDAAHPDLADRLGEIRNFSSSDDAGDRVGHGTHVAATIAGSGAAANGTRKGVAPDAELMIGKVLGDNGSGSYSEVLAGMEWAARSGAQVVNMSLGGPASEDDPLVTAVEELTDETGALFVVAAGNEGPFPNSVGSPGTAPSALTVGAVDRDDALAPFSSRGPVGLDETLKPDLTAPGVGIVAARAAGTHMGTPENEYYTAASGTSMATPHVAGAAALLKQRHPDWTPETVKNALVGSAETIAGQGPDEQGGGRLDVAGAVDRSVVATATLNFGAQEPDSTDTTRKVTYTNTSSRPVRLALSLEMRNAQGAPAPADAVTPGSSSVTVAAGETVEVPLRARPADLAPGRYSGHLTATPDDGTAAVHTTVGLTARGTLHTMTLRFVDREGGPAAAQVFEVYGSDRRYDVFGELPPGIGELELTLPEDTYFVKALVPGSDDKGVHATQVLRPELELGADTVVVLDARKGAPVEVRTPKPSEQHGQLDFGAYRAVGDRQISSTTLEYNSVRTLYATPTAPVAKGDFEFYSRWSMGAPRLRARVAAAKAPALNPVLMTGSRLVDGTRELPLAFVEPESLDGKDLRGKAVLMRESGNVYEMVTAVAKTGAAALMIVDASGRPVWSPWDPTGERDPLITMNVRQSEGEALIAWLKKHRGTELELSGTSHSPYLYDLMFTEKKSVPNRLSYTVKASETATVEARYHRPGTTDWTTTQRFSWRPWQETSFSSDYPSYVKLPSTRVETVTADDTLWEERMSHMPPAFGPVQAAPSDHRGMRSGLHRYSPGQRVQDNWYGSVVRPTAPAGDPAFRSVRTGDTFALRLAEISDSEHHGYSGDDPTDQVRTRLYRDGTEIADRRDPSGSFPVEPGGGFYRLLLETSRNSPEWTWSTSTESSWSFRSAAPAAGKEELLPLMLLDYDVPVDLRNEVDGSSSVKLRVTARHQDGWTGARVEGMRVKVSTDDGGRWTSVPVSARGKGAFDVRLDRSLMRHADAVSLRVEAWDGSGNKVEQKVLRAFGVR from the coding sequence ATGAGATCAACGAACAACCGGTGGCGGCGGGGAATCCGTGCCCCGCACCGCCGCACGGTGGCCATCGCCGCCCTCACCGCGGTACTCGCGGGCATGGCCGCACCCGGTAACGCCCAGGAGCCCGCGAAGGACGGTGGGACGGAGGCGGTGCGCGCGTCCGTCCGGACCGTCACTCTGATCACCGGAGACCGTGTCACGGTCACCCGCTACCCGGATGGCCGCCAGGTGGCCGAGGTGCGTCCGGCACATGGACAGGCGGACGGCGGGTTCAGCACCCGCGAGGTCGACGGCCGGGTGCACGTCACCCCGCTCAGGGCCGTCCCCTTCATCGCCTCCGGGCAGTTGGACCGTGCGCTGTTCGACGTCACGGGCCTGATCGAGCAGGGCTACGACGACGCGCGAGCCGAGCAGCTGCCGCTGCTGCTGCGTTACGGCAGCGACGACGCGGCGGGCGGCGCGGCCCGCAAGGCGGCGCCGGCCGGTGTCGAGCACCGCCGGGTCCTCGACAGCGTCGACAGCGTGGCGCTCGACGCTGCCAAGGACCGGCTCGACGACTTCTGGGCCCAGCTGAGCGGTGAGGCGGGCGGCAAGGCCGCCGCGCGGACCGCGAAGTCCGCGCCGCGGCTCGCGGGCGGCGTGGAGAAGATCTGGCTCGACCAGAAGGTGAAGGCCTCGCTCGACCGCAGCGTGGCCCAGATCGGCGCCCCCGAGGTCTGGAAGACGGGCGTGACCGGCAAGGGCGTCAAGGTCGCGGTGCTGGACACCGGCGTGGACGCCGCTCACCCCGATCTCGCGGACCGCCTCGGCGAGATACGCAACTTCAGCTCCAGCGACGACGCCGGCGACCGCGTCGGCCACGGCACGCACGTGGCGGCGACGATCGCCGGGTCGGGCGCCGCGGCGAACGGCACCCGCAAGGGCGTCGCGCCCGACGCCGAGCTGATGATCGGCAAGGTGCTCGGCGACAACGGCTCCGGTTCGTACTCCGAGGTCCTGGCCGGCATGGAGTGGGCGGCCCGCTCGGGCGCCCAGGTCGTCAACATGAGCCTCGGCGGGCCCGCGTCCGAGGACGACCCGCTGGTCACGGCGGTCGAGGAGCTGACGGACGAGACCGGCGCCCTGTTCGTCGTCGCGGCCGGCAACGAGGGGCCGTTCCCGAACTCGGTCGGCTCGCCGGGCACGGCCCCGAGCGCGCTGACGGTGGGCGCCGTCGACCGGGACGACGCGCTCGCCCCGTTCTCCAGCCGAGGCCCCGTCGGTCTGGACGAGACGCTCAAGCCGGATCTGACGGCGCCCGGCGTCGGCATCGTCGCCGCCCGGGCGGCCGGCACCCACATGGGCACCCCCGAGAACGAGTACTACACCGCCGCGTCGGGCACGTCGATGGCGACGCCGCACGTCGCGGGCGCGGCGGCGCTGCTCAAGCAGCGGCACCCGGACTGGACTCCCGAGACCGTCAAGAACGCGCTGGTCGGCTCGGCCGAGACGATCGCGGGTCAGGGCCCGGACGAACAGGGCGGCGGCCGGCTGGACGTGGCCGGCGCCGTCGACCGCAGTGTCGTCGCCACCGCCACGCTGAACTTCGGTGCCCAGGAGCCCGACAGCACCGACACGACGCGGAAGGTGACGTACACGAACACCTCCTCGCGGCCGGTCCGGCTGGCGCTGTCGCTCGAGATGAGGAACGCCCAGGGCGCCCCCGCTCCGGCCGACGCGGTCACGCCCGGCTCGTCGTCGGTGACCGTCGCCGCCGGTGAGACGGTGGAGGTGCCCCTGCGGGCGCGTCCGGCCGATCTGGCGCCGGGCCGGTACTCCGGCCATCTGACGGCGACTCCGGACGACGGCACGGCCGCCGTGCACACGACCGTCGGCCTGACGGCCCGCGGCACGCTGCACACGATGACGCTGCGTTTCGTCGACCGTGAGGGCGGCCCCGCGGCGGCCCAGGTGTTCGAGGTGTACGGCTCCGACCGGCGCTACGACGTGTTCGGCGAGCTTCCCCCCGGGATCGGCGAGCTGGAGCTGACGCTCCCCGAGGACACCTACTTCGTCAAGGCGCTCGTGCCGGGCTCGGACGACAAGGGCGTGCACGCCACGCAGGTGCTGCGGCCCGAGCTCGAGCTCGGGGCCGACACCGTGGTCGTCCTCGACGCCCGCAAGGGCGCGCCCGTCGAGGTCCGCACGCCCAAGCCGTCCGAGCAGCACGGCCAGCTCGACTTCGGCGCCTACCGGGCCGTCGGCGACCGGCAGATCTCCAGCACGACGCTCGAGTACAACTCGGTGCGCACTCTCTACGCCACCCCGACCGCCCCGGTCGCGAAGGGCGACTTCGAGTTCTACTCGCGGTGGAGCATGGGCGCCCCGCGGCTGCGCGCCCGGGTCGCGGCGGCGAAGGCTCCGGCGCTGAACCCCGTGCTGATGACGGGCTCCCGGCTCGTGGACGGCACGCGCGAACTGCCGCTGGCCTTCGTCGAGCCGGAGTCGCTGGACGGGAAGGATCTGCGCGGCAAGGCGGTGCTGATGCGCGAATCCGGGAACGTCTACGAGATGGTGACGGCCGTGGCGAAGACCGGGGCCGCGGCGCTGATGATCGTCGACGCCTCCGGGCGCCCGGTGTGGAGCCCGTGGGACCCGACCGGCGAGCGTGACCCGCTGATCACCATGAACGTGCGGCAGAGCGAGGGCGAGGCACTGATCGCCTGGCTGAAGAAGCACCGCGGGACCGAGCTGGAACTGTCGGGCACCTCGCACAGCCCCTACCTGTACGACCTGATGTTCACCGAGAAGAAGTCCGTGCCGAACCGGCTGTCCTACACGGTGAAGGCGTCCGAGACCGCGACGGTCGAGGCCCGCTACCACCGTCCCGGGACCACGGACTGGACCACGACGCAGCGGTTCTCCTGGCGGCCGTGGCAGGAGACGTCGTTCTCCTCGGACTACCCGTCGTACGTGAAGCTGCCGTCGACCCGGGTGGAGACGGTCACCGCGGACGACACGCTGTGGGAGGAGCGGATGAGCCACATGCCGCCCGCCTTCGGCCCCGTCCAGGCCGCGCCGTCCGACCACCGGGGCATGCGGAGCGGCCTCCACCGCTACTCCCCCGGCCAGCGGGTGCAGGACAACTGGTACGGGTCGGTGGTCCGCCCGACGGCGCCGGCCGGGGACCCCGCGTTCCGCTCGGTGCGCACGGGTGACACCTTCGCGCTGCGGCTGGCGGAGATCAGCGACAGCGAGCACCACGGCTACTCCGGTGACGACCCGACCGACCAGGTGCGCACCCGGCTGTACCGGGACGGAACGGAGATCGCGGACCGCCGTGACCCGTCGGGCAGCTTCCCCGTGGAGCCGGGCGGCGGCTTCTACCGGCTGCTGCTGGAGACGTCCCGCAACTCGCCGGAGTGGACCTGGTCGACGAGCACCGAGTCGTCCTGGTCGTTCCGGTCCGCGGCTCCGGCGGCGGGCAAGGAGGAACTGCTGCCGCTGATGCTGCTCGACTACGACGTGCCGGTGGACCTCCGCAACGAGGTGGACGGCTCGTCGTCGGTGAAGCTGCGGGTGACGGCCCGTCACCAGGACGGCTGGACGGGCGCGCGCGTCGAGGGCATGCGCGTCAAGGTGTCGACGGACGACGGCGGGCGCTGGACGTCGGTGCCCGTCTCGGCCCGCGGCAAGGGCGCGTTCGACGTACGGCTGGACCGTTCCCTGATGCGTCACGCGGACGCCGTGTCGCTGCGCGTCGAGGCCTGGGACGGCTCGGGCAACAAGGTCGAGCAGAAGGTGCTGCGCGCGTTCGGCGTGCGGTAG
- a CDS encoding zinc-dependent alcohol dehydrogenase family protein: MRAALMYAAGDVRVEDVPDPGIQQPTDAVVRVVRSCICGSDLWPYGSMPAAEHGVRMGHEFLGVVEDTGPDVSGLARGDLVLAPFVWSDNTCDFCRAGLQTSCRHGGPWGRDGVDGGQGEAVRVPQAQGTLVKLPVAEDSALLPSLLTLSDVFCTGHHAAVTAGVGPRTTVTVVGDGAVGLSAVLAARRQGAERIILMGRHRERTDLGRDFGATDVVPERGEEGVARVRELTGGDGTHAVLECVGTLPALRTALGVIRAGGSVSRVGAPQYDDAPMGFDEFMRNITLTGGVAPARAYIEELLPDVLEGRIDPGRVFDRTMGVDEVPDGYRAMADRESLKVLIAP; this comes from the coding sequence ATGCGCGCAGCACTCATGTACGCGGCCGGGGACGTCCGGGTCGAGGACGTCCCCGACCCGGGGATCCAGCAGCCCACCGACGCCGTCGTGCGGGTGGTGCGCTCCTGCATCTGCGGCAGCGACCTGTGGCCCTACGGTTCCATGCCGGCCGCGGAGCACGGCGTGCGGATGGGGCACGAGTTCCTCGGGGTCGTCGAGGACACCGGCCCCGACGTGTCCGGCCTCGCGCGCGGGGACCTGGTCCTCGCGCCGTTCGTCTGGTCGGACAACACCTGCGACTTCTGCCGCGCGGGCCTGCAGACCTCCTGCCGGCACGGTGGCCCGTGGGGGCGCGACGGCGTCGACGGCGGCCAGGGCGAGGCGGTGCGCGTCCCGCAGGCGCAGGGCACGCTGGTCAAGCTGCCGGTGGCCGAGGACTCGGCGCTGCTGCCGTCGCTGCTGACCCTGTCCGACGTGTTCTGCACGGGTCACCACGCCGCGGTCACCGCCGGGGTCGGCCCCCGGACGACCGTCACGGTGGTGGGCGACGGCGCGGTCGGCCTGTCGGCGGTGCTCGCCGCGAGGCGGCAGGGCGCCGAGCGGATCATTCTCATGGGACGGCACCGCGAACGCACCGACCTCGGACGGGACTTCGGCGCCACCGACGTCGTCCCCGAGCGCGGTGAGGAGGGCGTCGCCCGCGTCCGCGAACTGACCGGCGGCGACGGCACCCACGCCGTCCTGGAGTGCGTCGGCACCCTGCCCGCCCTGCGGACGGCCCTGGGCGTGATCCGCGCGGGCGGCTCGGTGAGCCGCGTCGGCGCGCCCCAGTACGACGACGCACCCATGGGCTTCGACGAGTTCATGCGGAACATCACCCTCACCGGCGGCGTCGCCCCGGCCCGCGCCTACATCGAGGAACTGCTGCCCGACGTACTGGAGGGCCGGATCGACCCGGGCCGCGTCTTCGACCGCACCATGGGCGTGGACGAGGTGCCGGACGGATACCGCGCCATGGCCGACCGCGAGTCGCTGAAGGTCCTCATCGCGCCGTGA
- a CDS encoding XdhC family protein, which translates to MLDIADELHRWVEQGRDFAVATVVAVGGSAPRRPGAALAVDTHGTAIGSVSGGCVEGAVYELCRQALLDGEPVLERFGYSDEDAFAVGLTCGGVIDILVTPVRAGDPVRPVLASALAVAARGGAAAVARIVSGPAGPTGRALLVRPDGSCEGGFGAHPGLDRTVAAEASAFLDAGRTGTLEIGEQGSCCGAPLTVLVESSVPAPRMIVFGAIDFASALVRVGKFLGHRVTVCDARPVFATRARFPEADDIVVEWPHEYLARTEVDARTVLCVLTHDAKFDVPLLALALRLPVAYVGAMGSRRTHLDRNQRLREAGVSEPELARLRSPIGLDLGARTPEETALSIASEIVAQRRGGGGLPLTGAHTPIHHDVSAAPSGRIGSVA; encoded by the coding sequence ATGCTGGACATCGCCGACGAACTGCACCGGTGGGTCGAGCAGGGACGCGACTTCGCCGTGGCCACCGTGGTCGCCGTCGGCGGCAGCGCCCCGCGCCGGCCCGGCGCCGCACTCGCGGTGGACACCCACGGAACGGCGATCGGGTCGGTCTCCGGGGGCTGTGTGGAGGGCGCCGTCTACGAACTGTGCCGGCAGGCCCTGCTGGACGGCGAACCGGTCCTGGAGCGCTTCGGCTACAGCGACGAGGACGCCTTCGCCGTGGGACTGACCTGCGGCGGCGTCATCGACATCCTGGTCACGCCGGTACGGGCCGGCGATCCGGTCCGGCCCGTGCTCGCGTCCGCGCTGGCCGTCGCCGCCCGAGGAGGGGCGGCGGCGGTGGCGCGGATCGTCTCCGGCCCGGCCGGACCGACGGGCCGTGCGCTGCTGGTCCGCCCCGACGGCTCGTGCGAGGGCGGCTTCGGCGCCCACCCCGGACTGGACCGCACGGTCGCGGCCGAGGCGAGCGCCTTCCTGGACGCCGGCCGCACCGGCACCCTGGAGATCGGGGAGCAGGGCTCTTGCTGCGGAGCGCCGCTGACCGTCCTGGTCGAGTCGTCCGTCCCGGCCCCCCGCATGATCGTCTTCGGTGCGATCGACTTCGCCTCGGCGCTGGTGCGGGTCGGCAAGTTCCTCGGCCACCGTGTCACCGTGTGCGACGCCCGCCCCGTCTTCGCGACGCGGGCCCGGTTCCCCGAGGCCGACGACATCGTCGTCGAGTGGCCCCACGAGTACCTGGCGCGCACCGAGGTCGACGCGCGCACGGTGCTGTGCGTCCTCACCCACGACGCCAAGTTCGACGTACCCCTGCTCGCACTCGCGCTGCGGCTGCCGGTGGCGTACGTCGGCGCCATGGGCTCCCGGCGCACCCACCTCGACCGCAACCAGCGGCTGCGGGAGGCCGGCGTCAGCGAACCGGAACTGGCGCGGCTGCGGTCACCCATCGGGCTCGACCTGGGCGCCCGGACTCCGGAGGAGACGGCGCTGTCGATCGCCTCGGAGATCGTCGCCCAGCGGCGCGGGGGCGGCGGTCTGCCGCTGACCGGGGCGCACACGCCGATCCACCACGATGTGAGCGCGGCGCCGTCGGGGCGGATCGGGTCGGTGGCCTGA